A window from Paenibacillus antri encodes these proteins:
- a CDS encoding extracellular solute-binding protein → MKNNYRWTAALAALLCFSLVATACGTGGGSKEETASGTGDEQPAAAEGSGDAANAPAAPAADADPYFGKYDPPIEISTVRIIGELKFKDGEDIDNNQWTRTLSERLGIKVNNQWVVKNEQGAEKMNVTIASGDLPDFFQVNATQLNQLVEAGQVMDITDVYEKHATPLVKGFMNDATNALASAAFDGRLMAFPSPGSTLDASPILWIRKDWLDRLGLPEPKSMNDVLAIAEAFAAKDPDGNGQNDTYGLALMKNLYGAYGALEGFMNGYNAYPQTWVKAADGTLAFGSVQPEMKTALAALQTMFKNGLIDREFGVKDEAKAGELAASGKVGMTYGAMWISLDMLKNSKANDPNADWQAYPLVNESGALANAQIPSLAVGSYYVVRKDAEHPEALIKMLNLFGELQFGPDTPADVWQAHSKVDGIEVWPYYPFLVGQPNKNLGIHKRVVEALDKKDPTGLNAEETDAYNNSLAVEEGRGDPNAWGYDKVFGRKGSYEVIKRYVENDLLKPGEFYGVNTPTMAERGETLKKMEIETFTKIILGDSIDTFDKFVEDWKKLGGDRMTQEVNEWYTSR, encoded by the coding sequence ATGAAAAACAATTATCGTTGGACGGCGGCGCTTGCCGCGCTGCTGTGCTTCAGCCTCGTTGCGACCGCATGCGGCACCGGGGGCGGCTCCAAGGAAGAGACGGCGTCCGGGACGGGCGACGAGCAGCCCGCCGCCGCCGAAGGGAGCGGGGACGCGGCGAATGCGCCCGCCGCGCCGGCGGCCGACGCGGACCCGTATTTCGGGAAATACGATCCGCCGATCGAAATTTCGACGGTGCGCATTATCGGCGAGCTCAAGTTTAAGGACGGCGAGGATATCGACAACAACCAATGGACGCGTACGCTGTCCGAGCGGCTCGGCATCAAGGTCAACAACCAGTGGGTCGTGAAGAACGAGCAGGGCGCGGAGAAGATGAACGTAACGATCGCTTCGGGCGATCTGCCGGATTTCTTCCAAGTGAACGCGACGCAGCTGAACCAGCTCGTGGAAGCCGGCCAAGTGATGGACATTACGGACGTCTACGAGAAGCACGCCACCCCGCTCGTGAAGGGCTTCATGAACGACGCGACGAACGCGCTCGCCTCCGCCGCGTTCGACGGCAGGCTGATGGCGTTCCCGAGCCCGGGCTCCACGCTGGACGCGTCGCCGATCCTATGGATCCGCAAGGATTGGTTGGATCGGCTCGGCCTCCCCGAGCCGAAGTCGATGAACGACGTGCTGGCTATCGCCGAAGCGTTCGCGGCGAAGGATCCCGACGGCAACGGCCAGAACGACACGTACGGCCTGGCGCTTATGAAAAACCTGTACGGAGCCTACGGCGCGCTCGAAGGCTTCATGAACGGTTATAACGCCTACCCGCAAACGTGGGTGAAGGCGGCCGACGGCACGCTCGCGTTCGGCAGCGTGCAGCCGGAGATGAAGACGGCGCTCGCCGCGCTGCAGACGATGTTCAAGAACGGGCTCATCGACCGCGAGTTCGGCGTCAAGGACGAAGCGAAAGCCGGGGAACTGGCCGCCTCCGGCAAGGTCGGCATGACGTACGGCGCGATGTGGATTTCGCTCGACATGCTGAAGAACAGCAAAGCGAACGACCCGAACGCCGATTGGCAGGCGTATCCGCTCGTGAACGAAAGCGGCGCCTTGGCGAACGCGCAAATTCCGTCGCTCGCGGTAGGCTCCTATTACGTCGTTCGCAAGGATGCCGAGCATCCGGAAGCGCTCATCAAAATGCTGAACCTGTTCGGCGAGCTGCAGTTCGGTCCGGATACGCCGGCGGACGTCTGGCAGGCGCACTCGAAGGTCGACGGCATCGAAGTATGGCCGTATTATCCGTTCCTCGTCGGGCAGCCGAACAAAAACCTCGGCATCCACAAGCGCGTCGTCGAGGCGCTCGACAAGAAGGATCCGACCGGGCTGAACGCGGAAGAGACGGATGCGTACAACAACAGCTTGGCGGTCGAAGAAGGCCGAGGCGACCCGAACGCATGGGGCTACGACAAGGTGTTCGGCCGCAAGGGCTCTTACGAAGTGATTAAGCGTTACGTCGAAAACGACCTGCTCAAGCCGGGCGAGTTCTACGGCGTGAACACGCCGACGATGGCGGAGCGCGGCGAGACGCTGAAGAAAATGGAGATCGAGACGTTCACGAAGATCATTCTCGGCGACTCCATCGATACGTTCGATAAATTCGTCGAGGATTGGAAGAAGCTCGGCGGCGATCGGATGACGCAAGAAGTCAACGAGTGGTATACATCCAGATAA
- a CDS encoding response regulator transcription factor yields MIKLLIVDDEPYTVDGLYDMLSEIEEFPLELYTATSAKDAIGRLTRTRMDIVISDIQMPGMDGLELQRWIASRWPRCKVIFLTGYGHIQYAQQAIRGGGVDYILKTEGDEAIVRSVRAAIEAIREEAENDRFLLRAKTQLQHALPVLRKEWFYELTDPKTGAHAPSPAKLEQLRSDLSAEEPALLVGGRVDRWREDDGFAEQALLMYAIQNISEEYLSQVRLLPILLEGGEFAWLIQPRPETDAAEADAMEPAVPDKDVWEDTLRYALATMESVQAACRDVLKLPVSLVCAGSPEPWSRMAAAYGRMKRTMILGLGSGEEMLISSCAEEESSGGSDRYRRSVAELERCLEANDEAEFRRVAEDVFRGLPNRFGLYAQAYFSVAVLLLEQQNKLEAHLDEPSTSASVQELQSLLDLSAHRSKEEALRALLSTAEKLFARRKSMQDERTHRVIGKLNHYIRDHLSEDLSLDTLADLVFMNASYLSNLYKQYTGKNISDTITEQRIEKAKELLLHTPYKIHEVAERMGFGTAAYFTRYFKRHVGVTPQEFRG; encoded by the coding sequence ATGATCAAGCTGCTGATCGTAGACGACGAGCCGTACACGGTCGACGGGCTATACGATATGCTATCCGAGATCGAGGAATTTCCTTTAGAGCTCTACACCGCTACTTCCGCGAAGGACGCGATCGGGCGGCTGACTCGGACGCGGATGGATATCGTCATCAGCGATATTCAGATGCCGGGCATGGACGGCCTCGAGCTGCAGCGGTGGATCGCGAGCCGTTGGCCGCGGTGCAAGGTGATCTTCCTGACGGGCTACGGCCATATTCAATACGCGCAGCAGGCCATACGGGGCGGCGGGGTCGACTATATCCTGAAGACGGAGGGCGACGAGGCGATCGTGCGCAGCGTCCGCGCCGCCATCGAAGCGATCCGCGAGGAAGCGGAGAACGACCGATTCCTGCTGCGCGCGAAGACGCAGCTGCAGCATGCGCTGCCGGTGCTGCGGAAGGAATGGTTTTACGAGCTGACGGACCCGAAGACGGGCGCGCATGCGCCGAGTCCCGCGAAGCTCGAGCAATTGAGAAGCGACCTGTCGGCGGAGGAGCCGGCCTTGCTCGTCGGCGGACGCGTCGACCGTTGGAGGGAAGACGACGGCTTCGCGGAGCAAGCGTTGTTGATGTACGCGATCCAGAACATTTCGGAGGAATACCTGTCGCAGGTGCGCTTGCTGCCGATTCTGCTCGAGGGGGGCGAATTCGCGTGGCTCATCCAACCGAGACCGGAAACCGACGCCGCGGAAGCCGACGCCATGGAGCCGGCCGTTCCGGACAAGGACGTCTGGGAGGACACGCTTCGCTATGCGCTGGCGACGATGGAGAGCGTGCAGGCCGCTTGCCGCGACGTCCTCAAGCTGCCGGTCTCGTTGGTGTGCGCCGGGTCGCCGGAGCCATGGAGCCGCATGGCTGCGGCGTACGGCCGAATGAAGCGGACGATGATCCTAGGTCTCGGAAGCGGGGAAGAGATGCTCATTTCCTCCTGCGCCGAAGAGGAAAGCTCCGGCGGCTCCGACCGGTATCGCCGAAGCGTCGCGGAGCTGGAGCGATGTCTCGAGGCGAACGACGAGGCAGAGTTTCGCCGCGTCGCGGAAGACGTATTCCGCGGCTTGCCGAACCGCTTCGGCCTGTACGCCCAGGCGTACTTCAGCGTCGCCGTCCTGCTGCTCGAGCAGCAGAACAAGCTGGAGGCGCACCTGGACGAGCCGTCGACGTCGGCGTCCGTCCAAGAGCTGCAAAGCTTACTGGACCTATCGGCGCACCGGTCGAAGGAAGAGGCGCTCCGCGCGCTGCTGTCGACCGCGGAGAAGCTGTTCGCCCGCCGCAAGTCGATGCAGGACGAGCGCACGCATCGCGTGATCGGGAAGCTCAACCACTATATCCGAGACCACCTGTCGGAGGACCTGTCGCTCGATACGCTCGCGGATCTCGTCTTCATGAACGCGTCGTATTTATCTAATCTGTATAAACAATACACAGGGAAAAACATCTCGGATACGATTACCGAGCAACGGATCGAGAAGGCGAAGGAGCTGCTGCTGCACACGCCTTATAAAATTCACGAAGTGGCGGAGCGGATGGGCTTCGGCACGGCGGCGTATTTCACGAGATACTTCAAGCGGCATGTGGGCGTCACGCCGCAGGAGTTCCGCGGCTGA
- the metE gene encoding 5-methyltetrahydropteroyltriglutamate--homocysteine S-methyltransferase yields the protein MAKSGALGYPRIGAGREWKKALEAYWAGKLEEPEFHARLREIRLDRLRKQRRKGIDFIAVNDFSYYDHVLDTAAMFGLVPSRFPYEGGVVPLSAYYGMARGTEDAAACEMTKWFNTNYHYIVPELDGASPALTENKPLLAYREAKESLGIEGRPVLLGPLTFLKLSKGYAPEELDRWLDRLVPLYVQVLRELEAEGVEWVQIDEPIVVAALDEADTERLKSIYATFAASAPKLNVMLQTYFESVERYADIVALPVQGIGLDFVHGRSGNLAAMRAHGFPADKTLGAGVIDGRGIWKTPLRDRLALLDTLADFAPHERLVVQTSCSLLHVPISVEGETRLPAELRDALAFADEKLDELARITKAFSGRSPQAEAGLSDYDRASSALALSGARRRTDVRRAVAAIRETEARRSRPFPERYAAQQARWRLPLLPTTTIGSFPQSADVRQARSRFRSGAWSRERYERFIREQIERWVKLQEDIGLDVLVHGEFERTDMVEFFGEKLEGFAFTQNGWVQSYGSRCVKPPIIYGDVAFRQAMTVEETTYAQSLTARPVKGMLTGPITILNWSFVRDDLERREVAYQLAYALRQEVEALERAGIGMIQVDEPAIREGLPLKAKDRSAYADWAVEAFRIVTCTVKDETQIHTHMCYCEFHHMIDAIEAMDADVISIETSRSHGELIQSFETNTYAKGIGLGVYDIHSPRVPAVREMTDLIDRALRALDPKLFWINPDCGLKTRGLEETMESLRHMIEAARIARAKYASATAWGV from the coding sequence ATGGCGAAGAGCGGCGCGTTAGGGTATCCGCGGATCGGCGCGGGCCGAGAGTGGAAGAAGGCGTTGGAGGCGTATTGGGCGGGGAAGCTGGAGGAGCCGGAATTTCACGCCCGGCTGCGGGAGATCCGGCTCGACCGGCTGCGGAAGCAGCGGCGGAAGGGCATCGATTTCATTGCGGTGAACGATTTCAGTTATTACGATCATGTGCTCGATACGGCCGCGATGTTCGGTCTCGTGCCGAGCCGCTTCCCGTACGAGGGCGGCGTCGTCCCGCTGTCGGCGTACTACGGCATGGCTCGGGGCACGGAAGACGCGGCGGCTTGCGAGATGACGAAGTGGTTTAATACCAACTACCACTACATCGTCCCCGAGCTGGACGGAGCGTCGCCGGCGCTGACGGAGAATAAGCCCCTTCTAGCGTACCGGGAAGCGAAGGAGTCGCTCGGCATCGAAGGCCGGCCCGTGCTCCTTGGTCCGCTCACCTTCCTGAAGCTGTCGAAGGGATACGCCCCCGAGGAGCTCGACCGGTGGCTCGACCGCCTTGTCCCGCTGTACGTGCAAGTGCTGCGGGAGTTGGAAGCGGAAGGCGTCGAATGGGTTCAGATCGACGAGCCGATCGTCGTCGCCGCGTTGGACGAAGCCGATACCGAGCGGTTGAAGTCGATCTATGCGACGTTCGCCGCTTCGGCCCCGAAGCTGAACGTCATGCTGCAGACGTATTTCGAGTCGGTCGAGCGGTACGCCGATATCGTCGCGCTTCCGGTGCAGGGCATCGGACTCGACTTCGTGCACGGACGCTCCGGCAATCTGGCGGCGATGCGGGCGCACGGGTTTCCGGCGGACAAGACGTTGGGCGCGGGCGTCATCGACGGCCGAGGCATTTGGAAGACGCCGCTTCGCGACCGGCTCGCGCTGCTGGATACGCTCGCCGACTTCGCGCCTCATGAACGGTTGGTGGTACAGACGTCCTGCAGCTTGCTGCATGTTCCGATCTCGGTCGAAGGGGAGACGCGCCTCCCCGCGGAGCTTCGGGACGCGCTGGCGTTCGCGGACGAGAAGCTGGACGAGCTCGCGCGCATAACGAAGGCGTTCTCCGGTCGGAGTCCGCAGGCGGAAGCGGGGCTGAGCGATTACGACCGCGCTTCCTCGGCGCTGGCGCTGTCCGGCGCGCGCCGCCGAACGGACGTGCGGCGGGCGGTGGCCGCGATTCGCGAAACCGAGGCGCGCCGGAGCCGGCCGTTCCCGGAACGTTACGCCGCGCAGCAAGCGAGGTGGCGACTGCCTCTGCTTCCTACGACGACGATCGGCAGCTTCCCGCAATCCGCGGACGTCCGGCAGGCTCGGAGCCGATTTCGGAGCGGCGCGTGGAGCCGGGAACGGTACGAACGTTTCATTCGGGAGCAGATCGAGCGCTGGGTCAAGCTGCAGGAGGACATCGGGTTGGACGTGCTCGTACACGGCGAATTCGAACGCACCGACATGGTCGAGTTTTTCGGCGAGAAGCTCGAGGGATTCGCGTTTACGCAGAACGGTTGGGTGCAGTCCTACGGGTCGCGCTGCGTCAAGCCTCCGATCATCTACGGGGACGTGGCGTTCCGGCAGGCGATGACGGTCGAAGAGACGACGTATGCCCAGTCGTTGACCGCACGCCCCGTGAAGGGGATGCTGACGGGGCCGATTACGATATTGAATTGGTCGTTCGTTCGCGACGATCTCGAGCGCAGGGAGGTCGCCTACCAACTGGCCTACGCGCTTCGGCAGGAGGTCGAGGCGCTCGAGCGGGCCGGGATCGGCATGATCCAAGTCGACGAGCCTGCGATCCGGGAGGGGCTTCCGCTCAAAGCGAAGGACCGATCCGCCTACGCCGATTGGGCGGTCGAGGCGTTCCGCATAGTTACCTGCACCGTGAAGGACGAGACGCAAATCCACACGCATATGTGCTACTGCGAATTCCATCACATGATCGACGCGATCGAGGCGATGGACGCGGACGTCATCTCGATCGAGACGTCGCGAAGCCATGGGGAGTTGATTCAAAGCTTCGAGACGAACACGTACGCGAAGGGGATCGGTCTAGGCGTATACGATATTCACAGCCCTCGCGTCCCGGCGGTCCGGGAGATGACGGATCTGATCGACCGCGCGCTGCGCGCGCTGGACCCCAAGCTGTTCTGGATCAACCCCGACTGCGGGTTGAAGACGAGAGGCCTCGAGGAGACGATGGAGTCGCTGCGCCATATGATCGAAGCGGCGCGGATCGCCAGAGCGAAGTATGCGTCCGCGACCGCCTGGGGCGTCTGA
- a CDS encoding LysR family transcriptional regulator, producing the protein MTIQQLKYAIAIVKHGSMNEAARRLFVSQPSLSNAIKELEDELGFAIFERSNKGIRLSGDGAEFLRYARQVVEQAELLESRYLNKKPSPQHFSVSTQHYAFAVNAFVSLVQEHGQEEYELSLRETKTYDIIEDVKSFRSELGILYLNEFNEKVIEKLLRAANLQFHTLFVARPHIFISVHNPLAKQSIVTIDQLSRYPYLFFEQGEYNSFHFSEEILSTMTHPKSIRVSDRATLFNLLIGLNGYTISTGVLSADLNGNEIIPVPLDCEETIRVGWIAHRNSSLSTLGAAYVECLKRAIAQ; encoded by the coding sequence ATGACGATCCAGCAGCTGAAATACGCGATCGCCATCGTGAAGCACGGCTCCATGAACGAGGCTGCCAGGCGGCTGTTCGTTTCTCAGCCGAGCTTATCGAATGCGATCAAGGAGTTGGAGGACGAGCTCGGCTTCGCGATTTTCGAGCGGTCCAACAAGGGGATCCGGCTGTCCGGCGACGGCGCGGAGTTTCTGCGATACGCTCGGCAGGTGGTCGAGCAGGCGGAGCTGCTGGAGAGCCGGTATTTGAATAAGAAACCGTCTCCCCAGCACTTCTCGGTTTCGACGCAGCATTACGCGTTCGCGGTGAACGCGTTCGTCAGTCTCGTGCAGGAGCACGGACAGGAGGAGTACGAGCTCTCGCTTCGGGAGACGAAGACGTACGACATTATCGAAGACGTGAAGAGCTTCCGGAGCGAGCTCGGCATCTTGTATTTGAACGAGTTTAACGAGAAGGTCATCGAGAAGCTGCTGAGGGCCGCGAATTTGCAGTTCCACACGCTGTTCGTCGCGAGGCCGCACATCTTCATCAGCGTTCATAATCCGTTGGCCAAGCAGTCGATCGTCACGATCGACCAGTTAAGCCGATACCCGTATTTGTTTTTCGAGCAGGGAGAATACAACTCCTTCCATTTCTCGGAAGAGATTCTCAGCACGATGACCCATCCGAAGAGCATTCGCGTCAGCGACCGGGCGACGCTCTTCAACTTGTTGATCGGCCTGAACGGATACACCATCTCGACCGGCGTGCTGAGCGCCGATCTGAACGGCAACGAGATTATCCCCGTTCCGCTGGATTGCGAAGAGACGATCCGCGTCGGGTGGATCGCGCACCGGAACTCGTCGTTATCGACGCTCGGAGCGGCGTACGTCGAGTGTTTGAAGCGGGCGATCGCTCAATAA
- a CDS encoding alpha-L-rhamnosidase-related protein — MPINETLVTEAERLTPKLREAEIAPRALVDAVPDPDAFQGWRMEPAGDYEGLSGRAFGKGESFVLDFGDHQVGYVSFAAEAVGSPPDAPLKLKLVFGEMPCEIGENFAEYDGWLSSSWLQEETMYLDVLPAAVTLPRRYCFRYMKVTVVDASPKYRARFADFRCAAVTSADVSNVPPLPDGVPDDLAAMDRIAVKTLQDCMQTVYEDGPKRDRRLWIGDLRLQAQANYVTFRDRDVVKRCLYLFGGMPLESGAVGACVFEKPHPHVDDTRLYDYSLFFVATLHDYYEATGDREALAALWPIALRQLKLGAERLDERGVVTDDPSWWCFIDWQGDLNKQASAQAVLIYCLKRGLALAEAAGDGEAAAWISETTHLASEAAMSRLWDAEQGVFVSGADAQVSWASQVWMTLGGVLAPAEASALFDRLFANPPEVGMNTPYMYHHYIEALFECGKSDKAWAEMRAYWGEMMRDGADTFWELYNPNDKKFSPYGSNLINSYCHAWSCTPTYFIRKYWNRTK; from the coding sequence ATGCCGATCAATGAGACACTAGTAACGGAAGCGGAACGTCTGACGCCGAAGCTTCGGGAAGCCGAGATCGCGCCTCGCGCTCTGGTCGACGCCGTCCCCGATCCGGACGCGTTCCAAGGCTGGCGCATGGAGCCGGCGGGCGACTACGAAGGCCTCTCCGGACGCGCGTTCGGGAAGGGCGAGAGCTTCGTCTTGGACTTCGGCGACCACCAGGTCGGCTACGTCTCGTTCGCCGCGGAAGCGGTCGGCAGCCCGCCGGACGCGCCGCTGAAGCTGAAGCTCGTCTTCGGCGAGATGCCGTGCGAGATCGGAGAGAATTTCGCCGAATACGACGGATGGCTGAGCAGCTCCTGGCTGCAGGAGGAGACGATGTACCTCGACGTCCTGCCGGCCGCCGTGACGCTGCCGAGAAGGTATTGCTTCCGATATATGAAAGTCACGGTCGTCGACGCTTCGCCGAAATACCGGGCGCGGTTCGCGGACTTCCGATGCGCGGCGGTCACGTCGGCCGACGTCTCGAACGTGCCGCCGCTTCCGGACGGCGTGCCGGACGATCTGGCCGCGATGGACAGGATCGCGGTCAAGACGTTGCAGGATTGCATGCAGACGGTGTACGAGGACGGTCCGAAGCGGGACCGCCGGCTGTGGATCGGCGACCTGCGGCTGCAGGCGCAGGCGAACTACGTCACTTTCCGAGATCGGGACGTGGTGAAGCGGTGCTTGTACTTATTCGGCGGCATGCCGCTCGAGAGCGGGGCGGTCGGCGCCTGCGTCTTCGAGAAGCCGCATCCGCATGTCGACGATACGCGGCTGTACGACTACTCCCTGTTTTTCGTCGCGACGCTGCACGATTATTACGAGGCGACCGGCGACCGCGAAGCGCTGGCGGCGCTGTGGCCGATCGCCTTGCGGCAGCTGAAGCTTGGCGCGGAACGGCTGGACGAGCGCGGCGTCGTGACGGACGACCCGTCCTGGTGGTGCTTCATCGACTGGCAGGGCGATCTGAATAAGCAGGCATCCGCGCAGGCGGTGCTGATTTATTGCTTGAAGCGGGGGCTCGCGCTCGCGGAAGCGGCCGGCGACGGCGAAGCGGCCGCTTGGATCTCGGAGACGACGCATCTTGCGTCGGAGGCGGCGATGTCCCGCCTCTGGGATGCCGAACAGGGCGTCTTCGTCAGCGGTGCGGACGCGCAAGTGTCGTGGGCGTCGCAGGTATGGATGACGCTGGGCGGGGTGCTTGCGCCTGCGGAAGCGTCGGCGTTGTTCGACCGCTTGTTCGCGAACCCGCCCGAAGTCGGCATGAACACGCCGTACATGTACCACCATTACATCGAAGCGTTGTTCGAATGCGGCAAGTCGGACAAGGCTTGGGCGGAGATGCGGGCGTATTGGGGCGAGATGATGCGGGACGGGGCGGACACGTTCTGGGAGCTGTATAACCCGAACGACAAGAAATTTTCCCCGTACGGCAGCAATCTGATCAACAGCTACTGCCACGCCTGGAGCTGCACGCCGACGTATTTCATCCGCAAGTACTGGAACCGAACGAAATAA
- a CDS encoding sensor histidine kinase, whose protein sequence is MQLAFRWLKSLRIFPKLVLAFLLALGPIYYIGLTMNRSGAEHVRAEIGNSLMSRVNLYTEILDVDFDRTIRLMQEFVNDVDLLELSVAHEVMTDIERTEAVLRVKHRIDLLRQSSVFVRSAFAMIPSLDRTISSEVTAITELERDQLEALLQIKNLYESPFLEWNGRLFISVPYPDAGTAKTPLFVVAVEVSKAELTKALERFTSEGGGAVLTGRRIPWTVDGGLEADRAQALRKELERLGVSASGEARTVTVGGVSYLLSQQASDRLDVTMSMFVPSEQIEAPLRDSQRWLIVLSAASVALVITFSYSIYRMIHRPLKSFMQAFRRLEQGNFNVELRYSFQDEFGYLYDQFNATVRQLNVLVHEVYEQQYRARLSELRHLQSQINPHFLYNTYFLLYRMAQRKDFDNVVPLTKHLGEYFQYITRDGMDEVPYEAEAAHAKTYMDIQSIRFEDRIQAAFEPLPEGAGAVLVPRLVLQPIIENAYKHALEKKESDARLVVVTELIDDVLRVKVIDNGDRMTPELAEELQAMLDRSDDAIETTGLVNVHRRLRIKYGENAGLRLRPAEPQGLSVEMRIPWEENAG, encoded by the coding sequence ATGCAACTCGCGTTCCGATGGCTGAAGTCTTTGCGCATCTTCCCGAAGCTCGTCCTCGCCTTCCTGCTCGCGTTAGGGCCGATCTATTACATCGGCTTGACGATGAACCGTTCGGGAGCGGAGCATGTGCGGGCGGAAATCGGGAATTCGCTCATGTCCCGCGTAAATTTATATACCGAAATTTTGGACGTCGACTTCGACCGCACGATCCGCCTCATGCAAGAGTTCGTCAACGACGTCGACCTGCTCGAGCTGAGCGTCGCGCACGAGGTCATGACGGACATCGAGCGGACGGAGGCGGTGCTGCGCGTGAAGCATCGGATCGACCTGCTTCGCCAATCGAGCGTCTTCGTCCGGAGCGCTTTCGCGATGATTCCGTCGCTCGACCGGACGATCTCCTCCGAAGTGACGGCCATTACCGAGCTGGAGCGGGATCAGCTCGAGGCGCTGCTCCAAATCAAGAACCTATACGAATCTCCGTTCCTCGAATGGAACGGCCGCCTCTTCATCAGCGTGCCGTATCCGGATGCGGGCACGGCGAAGACGCCGCTGTTCGTCGTCGCGGTCGAGGTGTCCAAGGCCGAGCTGACGAAAGCGCTCGAGCGGTTTACGAGCGAGGGCGGCGGCGCCGTGCTGACGGGCCGGCGCATCCCGTGGACGGTCGACGGCGGGCTCGAGGCGGATCGGGCGCAGGCGCTCCGGAAGGAGCTGGAGCGGCTCGGCGTCTCCGCCTCCGGCGAGGCGCGGACCGTTACGGTCGGCGGCGTCTCTTACTTGCTTTCCCAGCAAGCGTCCGACCGGCTGGACGTCACGATGAGCATGTTCGTGCCGTCGGAGCAGATCGAAGCGCCGCTTCGCGATTCCCAGCGCTGGCTCATCGTGTTGTCGGCGGCGTCCGTCGCGTTGGTGATCACCTTTTCCTACAGCATCTATCGTATGATCCATCGCCCCTTGAAGTCGTTCATGCAAGCGTTCCGCAGGCTCGAGCAGGGCAACTTCAACGTCGAGCTGCGCTATTCGTTCCAGGACGAGTTCGGCTATCTCTACGATCAATTCAACGCGACCGTACGGCAGCTGAACGTCCTCGTCCACGAAGTGTACGAGCAGCAGTACCGCGCCCGGCTGTCCGAGCTGCGCCATCTGCAGTCTCAGATCAATCCGCACTTCTTGTACAATACATACTTCTTGTTGTATCGGATGGCGCAGCGCAAAGACTTCGATAACGTCGTGCCGCTGACGAAGCATCTCGGCGAATATTTCCAATACATTACCCGCGACGGCATGGACGAGGTGCCGTACGAGGCGGAGGCCGCGCACGCCAAGACTTATATGGATATCCAGTCGATTCGGTTCGAGGATCGCATCCAAGCCGCGTTCGAGCCGTTGCCCGAGGGGGCGGGCGCCGTCCTCGTGCCGAGACTCGTGCTGCAGCCGATCATCGAGAACGCGTACAAGCATGCCCTCGAGAAAAAGGAAAGCGACGCCCGACTCGTCGTCGTCACGGAGTTGATCGACGACGTCTTGCGCGTCAAGGTGATAGACAACGGCGATCGGATGACGCCGGAGCTCGCCGAGGAGCTGCAAGCGATGCTGGATCGATCGGACGACGCGATCGAGACGACGGGACTCGTTAACGTGCACCGCCGGCTTCGGATCAAATACGGCGAGAACGCGGGGCTCCGGCTCCGTCCCGCCGAACCGCAAGGATTAAGCGTGGAAATGAGAATCCCCTGGGAGGAGAACGCCGGATGA
- a CDS encoding family 43 glycosylhydrolase, producing the protein MTYRSIRPGQTWLDTEGKRIHAHGGSILHVDGTFYWYGENKEKSAPGSGVWHWGVRCYASKDLYNWEDRGLIIPPEPDDPASSLHPSKLVDRPHIIYNRFTKKYVCWLKIMQPDASQKSTVLVADDILGPYTMVRDGLKPLGMSAGDFDLVVNPSDGKAYYYFERVHSEMICADLTDDYTDVTGYYSTHFPQPHPPYVREAPAHFFRDGLHYLVTSGTTGYFPNPSEVACSKLYHGPFEVLGDPHVGDDSRTSFGSQICSVFKHPHKKDLYIALADRWVTEHTPGNPRTYEEAADAFDRIFNPNRGLDPTVDHFQPVDTTKADYVWLPFRFDGKMAYLDWKDEWRVEDYE; encoded by the coding sequence ATGACTTATCGCAGCATTCGACCGGGACAAACGTGGTTGGATACGGAGGGCAAACGAATTCATGCGCACGGCGGCTCCATTCTTCATGTCGACGGCACCTTCTATTGGTACGGCGAAAACAAGGAAAAATCCGCGCCCGGCAGCGGCGTCTGGCACTGGGGCGTCCGCTGCTACGCGTCGAAGGATTTGTACAACTGGGAGGATCGAGGGCTGATCATTCCGCCCGAGCCGGACGATCCGGCATCCTCCCTGCATCCGTCGAAGCTCGTGGATCGCCCGCACATCATTTATAACCGATTTACGAAAAAGTACGTCTGCTGGCTGAAGATCATGCAGCCGGACGCCTCTCAGAAGTCGACCGTACTGGTCGCCGACGACATCCTAGGCCCTTACACGATGGTAAGGGACGGCCTCAAGCCGCTCGGCATGAGCGCCGGCGATTTCGACTTGGTCGTCAATCCGAGCGACGGCAAAGCGTATTATTACTTCGAACGCGTGCACAGCGAGATGATTTGCGCGGACTTAACCGACGACTATACGGATGTCACCGGATATTATTCCACCCATTTCCCGCAGCCGCATCCGCCGTACGTGCGGGAGGCGCCGGCGCATTTCTTCCGCGACGGCTTGCATTATCTCGTGACCTCCGGCACGACCGGGTACTTCCCGAATCCGTCCGAGGTCGCTTGCTCCAAGCTGTATCACGGTCCGTTCGAGGTGCTGGGCGATCCGCATGTCGGCGACGACTCCAGAACGTCCTTCGGTTCCCAGATCTGTTCCGTATTCAAGCATCCGCACAAGAAGGATCTGTATATCGCGTTGGCGGACCGCTGGGTGACCGAACATACGCCGGGCAACCCGAGGACGTACGAAGAAGCGGCGGATGCGTTCGATCGCATCTTCAATCCGAACCGAGGACTCGATCCGACGGTCGATCACTTCCAGCCGGTCGATACGACGAAGGCGGATTACGTCTGGCTGCCGTTCCGGTTCGACGGGAAGATGGCGTATCTCGACTGGAAGGACGAGTGGCGCGTCGAGGACTACGAGTAA